A DNA window from Fragaria vesca subsp. vesca linkage group LG3, FraVesHawaii_1.0, whole genome shotgun sequence contains the following coding sequences:
- the LOC101300809 gene encoding uncharacterized protein LOC101300809 yields the protein MPFISDTASALKSRFGFHDQSSDPVRSTPAADLHKSAAKASFSAVRSIGDWDDDDDGKSVSTATTSSGQRFEIREDPSFWKDHNVQVIIRVRPLNSNEISVQGYGKCVRQESCQTVTWTGHPESRFTFDIVADENVTQEQLFKVAGLPMVDNCMIGYNSCMFAYGQTGSGKTHTMLGDIEGGTRRHSVNCGMTPRVFEYLFSRIQKEKEAGKDEKLKFICKCSFLEIYNEQILDLLDPSSNNLQIREDIKKGVYVENLKEVEVTSARDVIQQLIQGAANRKVAATNMNRASSRSHSVFTCIIESKRECQGVTHHRFARLNLVDLAGSERQKSSGAEGERLKEATNINKSLSTLGLVIMNLVNMSNGKSLHVPYRDSKLTFLLQDSLGGNSKTIIIANISPSSCCSLETLSTLKFAQRAKFIKNNAVVNEDASGDVIAMRVQIHQLKKEVSRLRGLVGGGIENQDNETLAVSFPGSPGSFKWDGHGSFSPLAAAGKRISQKKDYEVALVGAFRREKDKDTALQASVSECQAAMQLAKQREDEIQGLKMRLRFREAGIKRLEVVASGKISAETHLLKEKEEHLKEIEVLRSQVDRSQEVTRFAMENLRLKEEIRRLKLFYEEGEREIMNEQIMVLQNKLLEALDWKLMHESDPSMIQEKALHWQSSINENEFLRMQAIQNKSEIDTLHRQLEVCLEEKENLERNVNDLMIRLEEETSRALKEKTNQFELPSLSSDVPVINFSDQMELKAMVDAIAAASQREAEAHETAITLSKENDELRKKLKVLIEDNNKLIELYEGATSEPSYINFNKSECTHVGTETHGNGGSVELAKATEIKKLEHQLVEMHEENEKLLGLYERAMKERDELKRAFSCGQKRVEDKELVSAEKLVEVDGGKHPSTRPTTVEGRSFKIEDGIPGSDGGESTQFEKPTCQGTLSIQESGLPGFAEDGHHASDEMKMCIEDGSGGSRFVVHDTKFNSGNDVSVGNKYDMEMETPCSPTVENTEAATYTERFIMHDAVVDLGNDVAAGTLSDMEMETPNFTTVNNTEVEVVTGTPSDMELETPCLKLSEDLNLVRKKLERADEQLVDSAKTVAAFSSVEKVILDVGTLERELHVLEVEIQVKQQQLESYKLLALKTRDKRTLIDKKLSALKYSMSNFSSSVLYFEQREARARAKVTASLSYLDQKKAVFSCLQMEKDEISAALRKMQESEVELKNVLSCLKSKLEEENKKQQTDQVLFAIDNVEQADTSQKNWQLGGKATELLKSEEEKTKLQTEMKLSREKLGALRKEIEELNMKSEKVESKMMAVQVEIQKGLRSVEETELHLHGVIREKEMLLEVRDNGKSEIKGLIVEYQQHWFESDLKEGEMEILEEELQIELEKMDELRLSRALAAEKTSQFLDTRSDSCFLSEKIEEELQSVREYVLEAKSLLGEENSTFS from the exons ATGCCTTTCATATCAGACACAGCGAGCGCCCTCAAAAGCCGGTTCGGGTTCCACGACCAATCGTCGGACCCGGTCCGGAGCACTCCGGCGGCCGATCTTCACAAATCCGCCGCCAAAGCGAGTTTTTCGGCCGTTCGGAGCATCGGCGACTGGGATGACGACGACGACGGAAAATCAGTCAGCACAGCTACGACGTCGTCCGGTCAGAGGTTCGAGATCCGTGAAGACCCGTCGTTCTGGAAAGATCACAACGTCCAG GTTATTATTCGAGTTCGGCCACTTAATAGCAATGAAATATCTGTTCAAGGCTACGGTAAATGTGTTCGTCAAGAGAGCTGTCAGACGGTTACTTGGACCGGACATCCAGAGTCCCGGTTTACTTTTGACATTGTTGCGGATGAGAATGTTACCCAG GAGCAACTATTCAAAGTGGCAGGATTGCCGATGGTGGACAACTGCATGATAGGCTACAACAGTTGCATGTTTGCTTATGGCCAA ACTGGAAGTGGGAAGACCCACACAATGCTTGGGGATATTGAGGGAGGCACACGAAGACACAGTGTCAACTGTGGGATGACACCTAGGGTCTTTGAGTACTTATTCTCAAGAATTCAAAAG GAAAAAGAGGCTGGCAAAGATGAAAAGCTAAAGTTCATATGTAAATGCTCATTTCTAGAAATATACAACGAACAAATTCTAGATCTTTTGGACCCGTCGTCTAACAACTTGCAG ATAAGAGAAGATATAAAGAAAGGGGTTTACGTGGAAAATCTCAAGGAGGTTGAAGTTACAAGTGCTCGAGATGTTATACAACAACTTATTCAA GGTGCAGCTAACAGAAAGGTAGCTGCTACTAATATGAATCGTGCCAGTAGCCGGTCTCACAGTGTATTTACGTGCATCATCGAAAGTAAA AGAGAATGCCAAGGAGTAACTCACCATCGGTTTGCTCGGCTTAATCTTGTTGACTTAGCAGGATCTGAAAG GCAGAAGAGTTCGGGTGCTGAAGGTGAACGGTTGAAGGAAGCTACTAATATCAACAAGTCTCTTTCAACATTGGG ACTTGTGATTATGAATCTAGTAAATATGTCCAATGGGAAGTCACTCCATGTTCCGTACCGGGACTCAAAGCTAACATTTTTGCTTCAG GATTCTCTCGGTGGGAATTCCAAGACAATTATTATAGCAAATATTAGTCCTTCTAGCTG TTGTTCATTGGAGACATTGAGCACTTTGAAGTTTGCACAACGTGCTAAATTCATTAAGAACAAT GCAGTTGTCAACGAGGATGCATCTGGAGATGTTATTGCCATGAGAGTGCAAATTCATCAGCTCAAG AAAGAGGTATCCCGCTTACGAGGCCTTGTGGGTGGAGGAATTGAAAATCAGGACAATGAAACTTTAGCTGTAAGCTTTCCAGGATCTCCAGGATCTTTTAAGTGGGATGGACATGGATCCTTTAGTCCACTTGCTGCTGCTGGTAAAAGAATATCTCAG AAAAAGGACTATGAAGTTGCTCTTGTTGGTGCTTTCAGAAGGGAAAAGGACAAAGACACTGCACTGCAGGCGTCGGTTTCTGAATGCCAGGCAGCTATGCAGCTA GCCAAACAAAGAGAAGATGAAATACAGGGTCTGAAGATGAGGCTTCGATTTCGAGAGGCTGGCATAAAAAGGTTGGAAGTGGTTGCCAGTGGAAAGATATCTGCTGAGACGCACTTGCTAAAGGAAAAGGAGGAACATTTGAAGGAAATAGAAGTATTGCGTTCTCAGGTTGATCGAAGCCAAGAAGTGACTAGATTTGCTATGGAAAATTTGCGGCTAAAGGAAGAAATCAGAAG GTTAAAGTTATTTTATGAGGAAGGTGAGCGGGAGATAATGAATGAACAAATAATGGTGCTACAGAACAAG TTGCTAGAAGCTCTCGATTGGAAACTTATGCATGAATCAGATCCCTCCATGATTCAG GAGAAAGCATTACATTGGCAATCTTCAATCAATGAGAATGAATTTCTCCGTATGCAG GCCATTCAAAATAAATCAGAAATTGATACCCTTCATAGACAGCTTGAAGTCTGCCTTGAAGAGAAAGAGAATTTGGAAAG GAATGTCAATGATTTGATGATAAGACTTGAAGAAGAGACATCCAGAGCCCTGAAAGAAAAGACAAATCAATTCGAGCTTCCTTCCTTGTCATCCGATGTGCCTGTCATCAATTTCAGTGATCAAATGGAGCTAAAAGCAATGGTTGACGCAATTGCTGCTGCAAGCCAGAGAGAGGCTGAGGCTCATGAGACAGCGATAACCCTTTCTAAAGAGAATGATGAACTGCGAAAGAAGCTTAAGGTTTTGATCGAAGATAATAACAAGCTCATTGAATTGTATGAAGGGGCCACTTCGGAGCCTAGCTACATAAATTTTAACAAGTCTGAATGTACTCATGTTGGCACTGAAACTCACGGTAATGGTGGTTCTGTTGAACTTGCTAAAGCAACAGAGATTAAAAAATTGGAGCATCAGCTTGTGGAAATGCATGAAGAAAATGAAAAACTTTTGGGTTTGTACGAAAGAGCCATGAAGGAGAGGGATGAACTCAAAAGAGCGTTTTCGTGTGGACAGAAAAGAGTCGAGGATAAAGAACTTGTATCTGCAGAGAAGCTTGTTGAAGTTGATGGAGGGAAACACCCAAGTACACGTCCTACTACTGTTGAGGGGAGGAGTTTCAAAATCGAAGATGGTATTCCTGGATCTGATGGAGGAGAAAGTACTCAGTTTGAGAAACCTACATGTCAAGGAACACTATCAATTCAAGAATCTGGTTTGCCTGGATTTGCAGAAGATGGACATCATGCATCTGATGAAATGAAAATGTGTATTGAAGATGGAAGCGGTGGATCAAGATTCGTTGTGCATGATACTAAATTTAATTCAGGAAATGACGTCAGTGTGGGAAATAAGTATGACATGGAGATGGAGACTCCATGTTCTCCTACTGTTGAGAATACTGAAGCAGCAACCTATACTGAAAGATTCATTATGCATGATGCTGTAGTGGATTTAGGAAATGATGTTGCTGCTGGTACTCTGTCTGACATGGAAATGGAGACACCAAATTTCACTACTGTCAATAATACTGAAGTGGAGGTTGTTACTGGAACTCCGTCTGACATGGAGCTGGAGACACCATGTCTTAAGCTATCAGAGGATCTAAATTTGGTCAGAAAGAAACTGGAAAGAGCAGATGAACAACTTGTGGATTCTGCCAAAACTGTTGCTGCCTTTTCTTCTGTTGAGAAAGTAATACTAGATGTTGGCACACTCGAGAGAGAGCTTCATGTTTTGGAAGTTGAAATTCAGGTCAAGCAGCAGCAATTGGAATCCTATAAGCTTCTTGCTTTAAAAACAAGAGACAAAAGGACTCTAATCGACAAAAAGTTGTCGGCTCTCAAATACTCCATGTCCAACTTTTCTTCATCAGTACTTTACTTTGAGCAACGAGAAGCTCGGGCAAGAGCAAAGGTAACTGCTTCATTATCTTATCTGGACCAAAAGAAAGCGGTATTCAGCTGTCTACAAATGGAGAAGGATGAAATATCTGCTGCACTGAGAAAAATGCAAGAATCTGAAGTTGAATTGAAGAACGTCCTCTCATGCTTGAAGTCAAAACTGGAGGAAGAAAATAAAAAACAGCAGACTGATCAGGTTCTCTTTGCGATTGATAATGTCGAACAGGCAGATACCTCACAGAAAAACTGGCAGTTGGGAGGTAAAGCTACTGAGTTATTGAAGTCCGAGGAGGAAAAAACCAAGCTGCAAACTGAGATGAAGCTATCTCGAGAAAAACTTGGTGCCTTAAGAAAGGAAATTGAGGAGTTGAACATGAAATCTGAAAAGGTAGAAAGTAAGATGATGGCTGTTCAGGTGGAGATACAGAAAGGTTTGAGGTCCGTGGAAGAGACAGAACTTCACCTCCATGGTGTAATTAGGGAGAAGGAGATGCTGTTAGAAGTAAGAGATAATGGAAAGAGTGAAATCAAAGGTCTGATAGTTGAATACCAGCAGCATTGGTTTGAATCAGATTTGAAGGAGGGAGAGATGGAGATTTTGGAGGAAGAGTTGCAGATTGAGTTAGAGAAGATGGATGAGCTTCGTTTATCAAGGGCTTTAGCGGCTGAGAAGACATCCCAGTTCTTGGACACAAGATCTGATTCGTGTTTCTTATCAGAAAAGATTGAAGAAGAGCTACAAAGTGTCAGGGAATATGTTCTAGAAGCCAAGTCATTACTTGGGGAGGAAAATTCAACCTTCAGTTGA
- the LOC101308361 gene encoding uncharacterized protein LOC101308361: MCLLSLRFGPSSASAVRSTELIHVTVCLTCGDRGFVQVMVNCPRCQDSAQHVYCLDVIPVKYYEDDFTWVCDDCKKRKRFKKKSNRKKLTGSVAKTKVQICEGNPPEHKAKGSEDQVNSSHDLAASVKTLQLAASDPSEINEDCYIAAQPIIDLTWRGSLSIMNKDFSIISGLVAHLSSLACAKVFEEAKLLPMMLFPDLVCRVDVWPKAFQSSGPSDHSIALYFFPASESNEMDFDNLVVSMIQEDLAMRAVLDNTELLVFTSIVLPEHIQKLQDSRQSFICGEYLGGSSLPPLTNGNARGGEKDLANPLTCNTESPVSPLSNNVHCGSESH; encoded by the exons ATGTGCCTCCTGTCGTTGAGATTCGGACCCAGTTCCGCTTCGGCAGTTCGGAGTACAGAGCTTATACAT GTAACTGTCTGTCTAACATGTGGTGATAGAGGCTTTGTTCAGGTTATGGTAAACTGTCCAAGGTGTCAAGATAGTGCACAACATGT TTATTGCCTTGATGTGATACCAGTAAAATATTATGAGGACGATTTTACCTGGGTTTGTGACGATTGCAAGAAGAGGAAGAGGTTTAAAAAGAAGAGTAATAGAAAGAAACTCACTGGGTCTGTGGCTAAAACCAAGGTTCAGATATGTGAAGGTAACCCTCCTGAACACAAGGCTAAGGGCAGTGAAGATCAGGTCAATTCCTCCCATGATTTGGCCGCATCTGTAAAGACCCTTCAATTAGCTGCTAGCGACCCTTCAGAAATCAATGAAGACTGTTATATTGCTGCACAGCCTATTATTGATCTAACTTGGAG GGGAAGTCTAAGCATAATGAACAAAGACTTCAGCATCATTAGTGGCCTTGTAGCCCATCTCTCAAGCTTAGCATGTGCTAAAGTGTTTGAAGAGGCGAAATTGCTACCGATGATGCTGTTTCCAGATTTGGTTTGTAGGGTTGATGTGTGGCCAAAGGCATTTCAGAGCTCCGGACCGAGTGATCATAGTATTGCTCTTTATTTTTTTCCTGCCAGCGAAAG TAATGAGATGGATTTTGACAACCTAGTTGTTAGCATGATCCAGGAGGATCTTGCTATGAGGGCAGTGCTGGATAACACTGAGCTCTTAGTCTTCACTTCAATTGTACTGCCTGAGCATATTCAAA AATTGCAGGATTCCAGACAAAGCTTTATTTGTGGGGAGTATTTAGGGGGAAGCAGTCTTCCCCCATTAACAAATGGTAATGCCCGCGGAGGTGAGAAAGACCTGGCAAACCCCTTAACCTGTAATACAGAGAGTCCAGTTAGTCCATTGAGCAACAATGTGCATTGTGGTTCTGAATCTCATTAG
- the LOC101301088 gene encoding outer envelope protein 61, chloroplastic-like, whose translation MFNGMNMMDPELMKLAQEQMSRMSPADFARMQQQMMANPELMKMASESMKNMRPEDLKLAAEQLKHTRPEEMAEIGDKIASASPEEIAAMHARVDAQVSYNLNAAQMLKNQGNALHSQGKFNDASQKYVLAKTNLNGIPSSKGKSLLMACSLNLMSCYLKTRQYDECIKEGSEVLAYDAQNVKALYRRGQAYKELGQLEEAISDLSMAHEVSPDDETIADVLRDAKEKLGTEGSVSAPRRLVIEEITEEVETVPSSNRKRSSTKLHETRDIPKTQIAADSGVPSNNSERLEALKNDPATLRSFQNFISNADPDTLAALSSGKSEEVPANMVKTASSMIGKMSPEELKRMIEMASSFEGDNPFLKGGAPNLSPDMLKTASDMMSNMPPEELQKMFEMASKGKGLSTPPSNLDNFKPGSIPPNLSPDMLKTASDMMSKMPPEELQKMFEMASSMTGRDSYPTPASLNANRQSSSKYSESRENSAVNVAHNEGASSSDGVLPNVRSTPQSSFPASVTDVQEQMRNQMKDPAMRQMMSSMMKNMSPDMMANMSQQFGLNLSREDAEKAHQAMSSLSPESLDKMMQWMDRVQRGVEGARKTKNWLLGKSGLILAIVMLILAVILHRLGYIGG comes from the exons ATGTTCAACGGCATGAATATGATGGATCCAGAATTGATGAAACTTGCTCAGGAGCAGATGAGTCGGATGTCCCCCGCCGATTTCGCCCGGATGCAACAGCAG ATGATGGCTAATCCAGAATTGATGAAGATGGCATCCGAGAGCATGAAGAACATGAGGCCTGAAGATTTGAAACTGGCTGCAGAGCAATTGAAGCACACGCGCCCTGAAGAGATGGCTGAGATTGGTGACAAGATTGCTAGTGCCTCGCCTGAGGAGATAGCCGCTATGCATGCACGTGTTGATGCTCAAGTCAGTTACAACTTGAATGCTGCTCAGATGCTCAAGAATCAG GGAAATGCACTTCACAGCCAAGGAAAATTCAATGATGCCTCGCAGAAATACGTACTT GCAAAGACAAACTTGAATGGCATCCCGTCCTCTAAAGGGAAATCACTTCTGATGGCATGCTCACTCAACTTAATGTCATGTTACTTGAAAACAAGGCAGTATGATGAATGTATAAAAGAAGGTTCTGAG GTACTGGCATATGATGCACAAAATGTCAAAGCTCTCTACCGGAGAGGTCAAGCATATAAAGAACTGGGTCAATTGGAA GAGGCCATATCTGACCTGAGCATGGCACATGAAGTTTCCCCTGATGATGAAACTATTGCAGATGTTCTAAG GGATGCGAAGGAAAAATTGGGTACAGAGGGCAGTGTGTCTGCACCAAGAA GACTGGTGATTGAAGAAATAACTGAAGAAGTTGAAACTGTCCCTTCTTCCAACCGTAAAAGATCATCTACAAAACTACATGAAACCAGAGATATTCCCAAGACTCAAATTGCAGCTGACTCTGGGGTACCGTCAAACAATTCAGAGCGTTTGGAGGCTTTGAAAAATGACCCAGCAACTCTGAG ATCATTCCAAAATTTTATCTCAAATGCTGATCCGGATACTCTTGCTGCTTTAAGTTCTGGAAAATCCGAGGAGGTTCCTGCTAACATGGTTAAGACTGCTTCAAGTATGATAGGCAAAATGTCACCGGAAGAACTGAAAAGAATGATTGAAATGGCATCCTCATTTGAAGGAGATAATCCATTTCTCAAGGGAGGTGCACCAAATTTGTCACCAGATATGCTTAAAACTGCATCTGATATGATGAGTAATATGCCACCAGAGGAACTTCAGAAAATGTTTGAAATGGCTTCGAAAGGGAAGGGCTTATCAACACCGCCGTCTAACTTGGACAATTTTAAACCTGGATCAATTCCACCAAATTTGTCTCCAGACATGCTTAAAACTGCGTCTGATATGATGAGCAAAATGCCCCCTGAAGAGCTTCAGAAAATGTTTGAAATGGCATCTTCTATGACAGGAAGAGACTCATATCCGACACCAGCATCATTAAATGCTAACAGACAAAGTTCGTCGAAGTATTCAGAAAGCCGTGAAAATTCTGCTGTGAATGTGGCTCATAATGAAGGTGCAAGTAGTTCTGATGGAGTATTGCCAAATGTGAGAAGTACTCCTCAGTCGAGCTTCCCTGCCTCTGTTACTGATGTACAAGAACAAATGAGAAACCAAATGAAAGATCCTGCAATGCGGCAG ATGATGTCATCAATGATGAAGAATATGAGTCCAGACATGATGGCAAACATGAGTCAGCAATTTGGTTTGAATCTTTCTCGGGAAGATGCGGAAAAAGCTCATCAAGCAATGTCTTCTTTGTCCCCAGAGTCCTTGGACAAAATG ATGCAATGGATGGATAGGGTACAAAGAGGAGTGGAAGGTGCAAGGAAAACAAAGAATTGGCTTCTGGGGAAATCAGGTTTAATTTTGGCAATAGTAATGCTCATTCTAGCAGTAATCCTTCACCGCTTGGGATACATCGGTGGGTAG